The following coding sequences are from one Schistosoma mansoni, WGS project CABG00000000 data, chromosome 1 unplaced supercontig 0326, strain Puerto Rico, whole genome shotgun sequence window:
- a CDS encoding 60S ribosomal protein L35, putative, whose protein sequence is MDVAKLLRISNEKQAILLQLFVVCVAAILAFAVRLYSVIRFESVIHEFDPYFNYRTTRFMTDNGFYQFHDWFDDMAWYPLGRIIGGTIYPGLMMTSSFIYSLLHAINVTMDIRNVCVFLAPLFSSFTTLATFLLTSEIQDTSSGLIAAALVAIVPGYISRSVAGSYDNEGIAIFCMIFTFYLWIKAVKTGYLFWACACSLAYFYMVSSWGGYVFLINIIPIHVLILMLTGRFSSRVYSAYSTVYVLGTILSMQISFVGFSPVISSEHIGVSFSFLSPIAFGVFGLCQLFSFYTYLRGTLSSEQLSTVLRVFGLSLFGIALIGGSVLSATGKISPWTGRFYSLLDPTYAKNHIPIIASVAEHQPTAWSCYYFDLHFLTVMFPGKLYYCFRKLTDASIFAIIYGITSVYFSVSMVRLILVLAPIMCILGAIGVSGILKSFSVNLNAPDSQSTKTPSKLTAANGYPSIPNSNKLYKNAVQDSTYPFKNTVSSTFRFKRHRVIHSATES, encoded by the exons ATGGATGTGGCTAAGCTTTTACGCATCAGCAACGAAAAGCAGGCTATCCTTTTGCAACTGTTTGTGGTGTGTGTTGCTGCTATCTTAG CTTTTGCTGTTAGGCTGTACTCTGTTATTCGTTTCGAATCAGTTATTCATGAATTTGATCCTTATTTTAATTATCGCACTACACGTTTTATGACTGACAATGGATTTTACCAATTTCATGATTGGTTCGATGATATGGCATGGTATCCACTCGGAAGGATCATTGGAGGTACAATATATCCTG GACTTATGATGACATCGTCTTTTATATACTCACTACTTCATGCTATAAATGTTACCATGGATATACGAAACGTATGTGTATTTTTGGCACCTTTGTTTTCAAG TTTTACAACTTTAGCAACCTTTTTACTGACAAGTGAGATTCAGGACACTAGTTCTGGCCTAATAGCTGCTGCTTTGGTTGCAATTGTACCTGGTTACATTAGCCGATCAGTTGCAGGTTCTTATGATAACGAAGGAATCGCCATATTCTGCATGATATTTACgttttatctgtggattaaagcCGTTAAAACCGGTTACTTGTTCTGGGCTTGCGCTTGCAGCTTAGCGTACTTTTACATG GTTTCTTCTTGGGGTGGATACGTATTTTTAATAAACATCATACCTATTCATGTATTAATACTCATGCTTACTGGAAGATTTTCAAGTCGTGTTTATTCTGCCTACTCTACT GTTTACGTTCTGGGTACCATACTGTCAATGCAGATTAGTTTTGTTGGCTTCTCCCCTGTAATATCCAGTGAACATATAGGAGTAAGTTTTTCATTTTTGTCGCCAATT GCTTTCGGGGTGTTTGGATTATGTCAACTTTTCTCCTTTTATACGTACCTTCGTGGGACTTTATCTTCTGAACAACTGTCAACAGTTTTGCGTGTTTTTGGTTTATCATTGTTTGGTATAGCGTTGATTGGTGGTTCTGTGTTGTCAGCTACAGGTAAG ATATCACCTTGGACTGGACGATTCTATTCGTTATTGGACCCAACTTATGCTAAGAATCATATTCCAATTATTGCTTCTGTAGCTGAACACCAGCCGACCGCTTGGAGTTGTTATTATTTCGATCTTCATTTCTTAACGGTAATGTTTCCTGGTAAG TTATACTATTGCTTCCGGAAATTGACAGATGCTAGTATCTTTGCAATAATATATGGCATTACAAGCGTTTACTTTTCGGTTAG TATGGTTCGGCTTATCTTAGTATTAGCACCGATAATGTGTATTTTGGGCGCGATTGGAGTTTCTGGAATTTTGAAGTCATTTTCAGTTAATCTTAATGCACCAGATAGTCAAAGTACAAAAACACCAAGTAAACTTACCGCAGCTAATGGATATCCATCTATCCCAAATAGTAATAAACTTTATAAAAATGCAGTCCAAGACTCAACTTATCCGTTCAAAAAtacagtaag cagtaccttccgcttcaaacgccatcgagttatccactcggccactgagtcctga